In the Thermoanaerobaculia bacterium genome, one interval contains:
- a CDS encoding Sir2 family NAD-dependent protein deacetylase, with product LWEGHRIEDVATPEAFAEDPERVWRFYEARRRHARDARPNPGHAALAAMEEKFPGFLLATQNVDGLHRRAGSRNVVELHGSIERRYCVRCRRMAEDLEPLEILPPPCAGCGGIMRPDIVWFGEPLPVEAWADAQDAARAADVYLVVGTSAEVYPAAGLALIAADAGAEVFEINPAETALSPVFAGAIREPSGVALPRILSALEE from the coding sequence CTCTGGGAGGGGCACCGGATCGAGGACGTCGCCACTCCGGAGGCGTTCGCGGAGGATCCGGAGCGGGTCTGGCGTTTCTACGAGGCGCGCCGGCGCCATGCCCGGGACGCCCGGCCGAATCCGGGACACGCGGCGCTCGCGGCGATGGAGGAGAAGTTTCCCGGGTTCCTCCTCGCCACCCAGAACGTCGATGGTCTCCACCGCCGCGCCGGCAGCCGCAACGTCGTCGAGCTCCACGGGTCGATCGAGCGCCGTTACTGCGTCCGGTGCCGCCGGATGGCGGAGGACCTCGAGCCTCTCGAGATCCTTCCGCCGCCGTGCGCGGGATGCGGCGGGATCATGAGACCCGACATCGTGTGGTTCGGAGAGCCGCTGCCGGTCGAGGCCTGGGCGGACGCTCAGGACGCCGCGCGCGCCGCCGACGTCTACCTCGTCGTCGGCACTTCCGCGGAGGTCTATCCGGCGGCGGGGCTCGCGCTGATCGCCGCGGACGCGGGCGCCGAGGTCTTCGAGATCAATCCGGCGGAGACGGCGCTCTCTCCCGTCTTCGCGGGCGCGATCCGCGAGCCTTCCGGCGTCGCTCTGCCTCGGATCCTTTCCGCTCTCGAAGAGTAG